In Candidatus Contubernalis alkalaceticus, the following proteins share a genomic window:
- the nadC gene encoding carboxylating nicotinate-nucleotide diphosphorylase has product MDRNHVVREIVIKALKEDIGKGDITTESIFTQHHNSRGQIVAKEKGIIAGLDVARMVFSLVDPAVKLIAKMPDGEEIKDMPLVVAEVEGPTRGILQGERVALNFIQRLSGIATRTRRYVEAVKDYPVRITDTRKTTPGLRILEKYAVSVGGGINHRFGLYDTPMIKDNHIIAAGSIREAVRKVREKAPFTVKIEVEVSSLEQVQEALAEKVDIIMLDNMSLDMIKEGVSLVNGQALVEASGGITLINIKQVAAAGVDYISVGELTHHIKSLDVSMEL; this is encoded by the coding sequence TTGGATAGAAACCACGTGGTAAGAGAAATAGTAATCAAGGCGTTAAAAGAGGATATAGGAAAAGGGGATATTACCACTGAGAGTATTTTTACCCAGCATCATAACAGCCGGGGTCAGATTGTGGCCAAAGAAAAGGGGATCATCGCCGGCCTGGATGTAGCCAGAATGGTTTTCAGCCTGGTTGATCCTGCTGTGAAATTGATTGCTAAAATGCCCGATGGCGAAGAGATAAAAGATATGCCTTTAGTGGTGGCAGAAGTAGAAGGTCCAACCCGGGGGATTCTCCAGGGAGAAAGGGTAGCTTTGAATTTTATCCAAAGGCTTTCGGGGATTGCCACCCGAACACGAAGGTATGTTGAGGCGGTAAAAGATTATCCAGTTAGAATTACGGACACCCGGAAAACTACTCCGGGTTTAAGAATCTTAGAAAAGTATGCGGTTTCAGTAGGGGGCGGGATTAATCACCGTTTTGGGCTTTATGATACTCCTATGATTAAAGATAACCATATTATAGCTGCGGGGAGCATTCGGGAGGCCGTTAGAAAAGTAAGGGAGAAGGCTCCCTTTACGGTTAAAATAGAGGTAGAAGTCAGCAGTTTAGAGCAGGTTCAGGAAGCCCTGGCAGAGAAGGTGGATATCATTATGCTGGATAATATGAGCCTGGATATGATTAAGGAAGGGGTTTCCCTGGTGAATGGGCAGGCGCTGGTAGAGGCTTCAGGAGGCATAACTTTAATAAATATTAAACAGGTGGCAGCTGCGGGAGTAGACTACATTTCAGTGGGAGAACTTACCCATCATATCAAGTCCCTGGATGTCAGTATGGAATTGTAA
- the nadB gene encoding L-aspartate oxidase: protein MFPRYLVNFNLSELETRTSDFLIIGGGVAGLFTAVKLASLGEVTVITKLSLDECNTSYAQGGIASVISEDDSTLLHVEDTLQAGAGICNEKAVKILVEEGPSRVRELIRMGLDFDRTNQNYALGREGAHSKDRVLHVGDCTGRAIQKVLMDTVISNKKINIVENLFVIDLLTDRDRCVGALVLNLEKNRIEAYLSKYVVLATGGMGQLFNRTSNSDVATGDGAAMAYRAGAEVMDLEFFQFHPTVFYPTKGKPFLISEAVRGAGGILRNEDEEQFMIHYHPMADLGPRDVVTRAITSVLRKTKTNSIYLDLRHMGEDYIKKRFPNIYCTLKDYNIDITKDLIPVVPAAHYTMGGVKTNVFGETNIKGLYAAGEVACNGVNGANRLASNSLLEGLVFGERVVRKIKSDREKVSFQPSSMEIKCLETVDAADLELDIPAVRAMLKEIMFSRVGIIRSQESLQSALDFISEYEGIFGNKDLNQKGFELMNMFLAAAITAKAALMREESRGGHFRQDFPSQRKKWRGHLVFSLSRERREEVNWIETTW from the coding sequence ATGTTTCCAAGGTACCTGGTTAATTTTAATCTTTCCGAACTGGAAACTCGAACCAGTGATTTTTTAATCATTGGCGGGGGAGTGGCCGGTCTTTTTACGGCTGTTAAGTTAGCCTCCTTAGGAGAGGTTACGGTGATAACCAAGCTTTCTTTGGATGAATGTAATACTTCCTATGCTCAGGGAGGGATCGCTTCGGTTATTAGTGAAGATGACAGTACCCTCCTTCACGTAGAGGATACTTTACAGGCCGGCGCCGGGATTTGCAACGAAAAGGCAGTGAAAATTCTTGTGGAGGAAGGCCCCTCCAGGGTTAGGGAATTGATTCGAATGGGGTTAGATTTTGACCGGACTAACCAAAATTATGCCCTGGGTAGAGAGGGCGCTCATTCCAAAGACAGGGTTCTTCATGTGGGAGACTGTACCGGCCGGGCTATTCAGAAAGTATTGATGGATACGGTTATATCTAATAAAAAAATAAATATAGTGGAAAACTTGTTTGTCATTGATCTTTTGACGGACCGGGACCGCTGTGTGGGAGCCCTGGTTCTTAATTTAGAGAAGAATCGGATAGAGGCCTACCTTTCCAAATATGTGGTGCTGGCCACCGGGGGGATGGGTCAGCTCTTTAATAGAACTTCAAATTCTGATGTAGCAACCGGTGACGGTGCAGCCATGGCTTACCGGGCAGGGGCTGAGGTGATGGACCTGGAATTTTTTCAGTTTCACCCCACGGTGTTTTATCCCACGAAAGGCAAGCCATTTTTAATATCTGAAGCGGTACGGGGGGCCGGGGGTATTCTTCGCAATGAAGACGAGGAACAGTTTATGATACATTATCATCCTATGGCGGATCTGGGCCCCCGGGATGTGGTTACCCGGGCCATAACCAGTGTGCTTCGGAAAACTAAAACCAATAGTATTTATCTGGATTTAAGGCATATGGGAGAAGACTATATTAAGAAGCGCTTTCCTAACATATACTGTACCCTTAAGGATTATAATATAGATATAACTAAAGATTTAATCCCAGTGGTACCGGCAGCCCATTATACCATGGGAGGAGTAAAGACCAATGTTTTTGGCGAAACCAATATAAAGGGTTTATATGCCGCAGGGGAGGTAGCCTGCAATGGTGTCAATGGAGCCAACAGATTGGCTAGTAATTCCCTGCTGGAGGGCCTGGTGTTTGGAGAACGGGTAGTGAGAAAGATTAAGAGTGACAGGGAAAAAGTCTCATTTCAGCCTTCTTCTATGGAAATAAAGTGTCTGGAAACAGTTGATGCCGCTGATTTAGAGTTGGATATTCCCGCCGTAAGAGCCATGTTAAAGGAAATTATGTTTAGTCGGGTGGGAATTATTCGTTCCCAGGAATCCTTACAATCAGCACTGGATTTTATCAGCGAATATGAAGGTATTTTTGGTAATAAAGATTTAAATCAAAAAGGTTTTGAGTTAATGAATATGTTTTTAGCTGCGGCAATAACGGCCAAGGCTGCCCTGATGAGGGAGGAGAGCAGGGGAGGACACTTCAGACAGGATTTCCCGTCTCAGAGAAAAAAATGGCGGGGGCATCTGGTGTTTTCACTATCCAGAGAAAGAAGGGAGGAAGTGAATTGGATAGAAACCACGTGGTAA